From Planctomycetia bacterium, the proteins below share one genomic window:
- a CDS encoding homogentisate 1,2-dioxygenase: protein MTDGPLAPNIDPPTPNIDLYSRNGFLGPFATIVKANYGPDYQRVVGTYAPYLLNTSRVSSAKADGRELPQALLVGQGVSVEIFNASTPAAFALRNVLCDEVLYVLRGSGSLDTDLGVLAITEGDFVMIPRALSYRVAQVQSPLSIILIATRSTLKLEPEGFPGVLNTDIDVHVPQPYSDPVGPPGEYEVVIRHGENMTSYFYERDPLRCIATVGPPQIRRFSIDKMQAWGIETGGIMPPRIINDPTSNTLFFYIGTRRSDRPPIHHNADYDEIIVYAKGPHSYGALDEPGLITWVPQGIVHHGPEEDTPTPYKAWLMESRSPLTLTLAGRQIAKLMETSLFGTHSTAT, encoded by the coding sequence ATGACCGACGGCCCTCTTGCTCCAAACATCGACCCTCCTACTCCCAACATCGACCTGTATTCTCGCAACGGTTTCCTCGGCCCTTTCGCCACAATCGTAAAGGCGAACTACGGCCCGGATTACCAGCGTGTCGTCGGAACTTACGCGCCCTATCTGCTCAATACTTCACGCGTGTCTAGCGCCAAGGCCGACGGGCGCGAACTGCCGCAAGCTCTGCTGGTCGGTCAAGGCGTATCGGTTGAGATATTCAACGCCAGTACGCCGGCCGCATTTGCGCTGCGCAATGTACTCTGCGATGAGGTTCTATACGTCTTGCGCGGCAGCGGGAGCCTCGACACCGACCTCGGCGTGCTCGCGATCACCGAAGGCGATTTCGTGATGATCCCGCGCGCGTTGAGTTATCGCGTCGCTCAGGTGCAATCGCCGTTATCCATTATTCTTATAGCGACGCGTAGCACGTTGAAGCTCGAGCCCGAAGGTTTCCCCGGCGTGCTTAACACCGACATCGATGTGCATGTGCCGCAGCCCTATTCCGATCCAGTCGGACCGCCGGGCGAATACGAGGTCGTTATCCGCCACGGCGAAAACATGACTTCGTATTTCTACGAACGCGATCCACTACGCTGCATTGCAACCGTAGGCCCGCCGCAGATCCGACGCTTCAGTATCGACAAGATGCAGGCCTGGGGCATTGAGACCGGCGGAATCATGCCTCCGCGCATCATCAACGATCCCACGTCGAACACGCTTTTCTTCTACATCGGCACGCGCCGCAGCGACCGACCCCCAATTCATCACAACGCCGACTACGACGAAATCATTGTCTACGCCAAAGGTCCGCACAGCTACGGCGCGCTAGACGAGCCCGGTCTGATCACCTGGGTTCCGCAGGGAATAGTGCATCACGGTCCGGAAGAGGACACACCCACGCCATACAAGGCATGGCTGATGGAATCACGTTCGCCGCTGACGTTGACGCTTGCCGGCCGCCAGATCGCTAAGTTGATGGAAACTTCGCTCTTCGGCACACACTCCACCGCCACATGA